In Spodoptera frugiperda isolate SF20-4 chromosome 1, AGI-APGP_CSIRO_Sfru_2.0, whole genome shotgun sequence, the following are encoded in one genomic region:
- the LOC118273613 gene encoding regulator of nonsense transcripts 2 has translation MTINMTSTEKDTEKNEQQTDTDSKTESAEDEKAALDEYTANLESRVKQKTELRNQNLNCVRPPDNYFSKLDSGLKKNTTFVKKLKSFSATQIDALLKDFNTLNLTKYISEVAAAIAEAKLKMSDIAAAINLCSALHRTYADFSSNFFENWQKILTFKATDKITNSSKLRVDIRFYAELVAVGIFTNKMGLPLLGNVLTVLINMDKEEHNNIPILLSFCKHCGEDYAGLVPKKIREAAEKYNVTIPRNPFLPAEKQTAVRTLLKDYFLSLTKHLLAERTQLQALHAANQRTLHTRGELSQERKDQLEQHQATYDKLLAGAQSFAEVLGEELGEAGEPPTLTLTVTETQGTVTIGGNEEFTMQAGTDPWQDEDTRTFYTSLPDLKVFMPNYQVKETVKSKPETVTEEMLDEDLKEDELSDSEGPLPVPDMEQEEAQPSNVSNKYALDAFLNELPNCINRELIDNAAVDFVLNLNTKNNRKKLTRVLFSVARTRLDLLPFYSRFAAILYPVLPDVCVDLCQMLKQDFKYHVRKKDQINIESKIKVVRFIGELVKFSLYSKMEALYCLKVLLHDFKHHHIEMACNLLETCGRFLYCNPDTHQRTMIYLQQMMRKKTVSALDSRYVTQIENAFYYVCPPEAPAQPKEEEPPMHQFIRKVLHEDLQKSNEEKILRLMRKLNWDDPDTAAIAIQHLAGGWRVRASARRALARLTAELAAWQEAVAPAVVDTILEEIRVTMEDPHPRYNQRRIATVRYLGELYNYKLLDSRDVFTVLYSFITFGVTNDHNNVSPLDPPDNVFRIRLVCALLETCGAYFNSGSSKKRLDYFLTFFQNYYWFKQSDPHWTDDNMFPIYVRYIYQECLTTLRPKLTLFTSWQECKDAIEELRQTLYPELGEEDNDADDQGDDSVNEGLDTIIETDDETDNPQLPEESSDEEPITENTGNDDSEMQQNDDITIEPRRPAPKPVEDVEFESAFEKMVMENIAERQRETRPQQRDIAVPMTCRQTTKKTYEQLLQGKEGVEFVLMVRKGTKPQYKSFNAPPELASNLQQQALADKQEMERMKLLTLNISERQEEEEYSAESGGGSGGSGNPNRGQHVRQKYQHPKGAPDADLIFGPKKFK, from the exons ATGACTATTAACATGACGTCTACCGAAAAAGACACGGAGAAAAATGAACAACAGACTGACACAGACTCCAAAACAGAAAGTGCGGAAGATGAGAAAGCAGCCCTCGATGAATACACAGCTAACCTAGAATCGAGAGTAAAACAAAAGACAGAACTTAGAAACCAAAATTTAAACTGTGTTCGTCCGCCAGATAACTATTTCTCGAAATTGGATTCTGGTCTGaagaaaaatacaacatttgtGAAGAAGTTGAAGTCATTTAGTGCAACGCAAATTGATGCACTTTTAAAAGATTTCAATACACTAAATCTCACAAAATACATATCGGAAGTGGCTGCGGCTATTGCGGAAGCTAAGCTAAAGATGTCTGACATTGCAGCTGCTATAAATTTGTGCTCTGCATTGCATCGCACCTATGCAGATTTTTCATCCAATTTCTTTGAGAATTGGCAAAAAATTCTTACTTTCAAAGCTACAGATAAAATAACTAATTCATCCAAATTGCGTGTGGATATACGATTTTATGCAGAGCTGGTAGCTGTTGGAATATTTACTAATAAGATGGGCCTTCCATTATTGGGCAATGTTCTTACTGTTCTGATAAACATGGATAAGGAGGAGCATAACAATATACCAATATTGTTGTCATTCTGTAAACATTGTGGCGAGGATTATGCTGGCTTAGTACCAAAGAAAATCAGAGAAGCTGCAGAA AAATATAATGTGACTATTCCTAGAAATCCATTTTTGCCTGCTGAAAAACAAACGGCTGTAAGAACCCTTCTGAAGGATTACTTTCTATCACTTACTAAACATTTACTAGCTGAGAGGACACAACTGCAAGCTTTGCATGCAGCCAATCAGAGGACACTTCATACCCGAGGGGAGTTGTCTCAGGAAAGAAAGGATCAGCTGGAGCAGCATCag GCTACCTATGACAAGTTACTAGCTGGTGCTCAAAGCTTTGCTGAAGTGTTGGGTGaa gAATTAGGTGAAGCTGGAGAGCCTCCCACATTGACCCTCACAGTGACTGAGACCCAAGGAACTGTGACTATTGGTGGCAATGAAGAGTTCACCATGCAAGCAGGTACTGATCCCTGGCAAGATGAAGACACCAGAACATTTTATACCAGTTTACCAGATTTAAAAGTTTTCATGCCAAATTATCAAGTGAAAGAG ACAGTAAAGAGTAAGCCTGAAACAGTAACAGAAGAAATGTTGGATGAAGATCTGAAGGAAGATGAACTGAGTGACAGTGAGGGACCTCTACCAGTACCTGACATGGAGCAGGAAGAGGCACAGCCATCAAATGTCTCCAACAA gtaTGCCCTGGATGCATTTTTGAATGAACTTCCTAACTGTATTAACAGAGAGTTGATTGACAATGCTGCAGTAGATTTTGTTCTGAATCTCAATACTAAGAACAACAGGAAGAAACTGACAAGGGTGCTTTTCAGTGTTGCCAGGACTAGATTAGATCTATTACCCTTTTACTCAAGGTTTGCTGCTATCCTCTACCCAGTTTTGCCCGATGTGTGTGTAGATTTGTGTCAGATGTTGAAACAAGACTTTAAGTATCATGTTAGGAAAAAAGATCAGATCAATATTGAATCAaag ATCAAAGTTGTGAGGTTCATTGGCGAGTTGGTTAAGTTTAGTCTATATTCGAAAATGGAAGCACTGTATTGTCTAAAAGTCCTTTTGCATGACTTTAAACACCATCATATAGAAATGGCGTGCAATCTACTCGAGACGTGTGGTAGATTCTTGTACTGTAACCCAGACACTCATCAAAGAACCATGATATATTTGCAACAAATGATGAGAAAAAAG aCTGTATCAGCTTTAGACTCACGTTATGTGACACAAATtgaaaatgcattttattatgTGTGTCCACCTGAAGCTCCAGCTCAACCAAAAGAAGAAGAACCTCCTATGCATCAGTTTATACGGAAAGTACTCCATGAAGACTTGCAAAAAAGCAATGAAGAAAAGATACTGAGACTGATGCGTAAACTGAATTGGGATGATCCAGACACTGCAGCCATTGCTATACAGCACTTAGCAGGGGGCTGGAGAGTAAGAGCAAGTGCAAGACGAGCTTTGGCAAGACTGACAGCTGAACTAGCTGCATGGCAGGAGGCTGTGGCCCCAGCTGTAGTAGATACTATTCTGGAAGAGATCAGAGTTACTATGGAAGACCCCCACCCAAGATATAATCAGAGAAGAATTGCTACAGTCAGATATCTGGGAGAATTGTACAACTACAAGCTATTAGATTCACGAGATGTTTTCAcagttttatattcttttataacTTTCGGAGTAACAAATGATCACAACAATGTTTCTCCTCTTGACCCTCCTGATAATGTATTCAGAATTAGACTAGTCTGCGCCCTTCTCGAGACTTGTGGCGCGTATTTTAACAGTGGTTCTAGCAAAAAGCGTCTGGATTATTTCTTAACTTTCTTCCAAAATTATTACTGGTTTAAACAATCTGATCCTCACTGGACTGATGACAACATGTTTCCTATTTATGTTAGGTATATATACCAAGAATGTTTGACGACATTGAGACCTAAGCTGACATTGTTCACTAGTTGGCAAGAATGTAAAGATGCAATAGAAGAATTACGTCAGACATTGTACCCAGAATTAGGGGAAGAAGATAATGATGCAGATGACCAGGGTGACGACAGTGTTAATGAGGGCCTCGATACCATAATTGAGACTGATGACGAAACAGACAATCCTCAATTACCTGAAGAGAGTTCTGATGAGGAGCCTATAACTGAGAATACTGGAAATGACGATAGTGAAATGCAGCAAAATGATGATATTACAATCGAACCTAGAAGACCAGCTCCAAAACCT GTGGAAGATGTTGAATTTGAATCTGCTTTTGAAAAAATGGTAATGGAGAACATAGCTGAACGGCAGCGTGAGACTCGCCCTCAACAGCGAGACATCGCTGTCCCAATGACTTGTCGTCAAACTACCAAGAAAACTTACGAACAGCTCTTG CAAGGCAAAGAAGGCGTTGAATTCGTCTTGATGGTGCGGAAAGGTACTAAGCCACAATACAAGTCATTTAATGCACCTCCAGAACTGGCAAGCAACCTACAGCAACAAGCTCTAGCTGATAAACAAGAAATGGAGAGAATGAAact tttaacCCTAAACATATCAGAAAggcaagaagaagaagaatacAGCGCAGAAAGTGGAGGCGGGTCAGGAGGTAGCGGTAACCCTAATAGAGGGCAACATGTTCGACAGAAATACCAGCATCCCAAAGGCGCGCCCGATGCTGACTTAATATTTGGAcctaaaaaatttaaatag
- the LOC118273615 gene encoding asparagine synthetase domain-containing protein CG17486 isoform X2, which translates to MCGIFCEICFCNKTSTMDDQVMKRIKNRGPDKSNSLEIALGDDMKAFLYGAVLWMQGPELAPQPVETEQGVLLYNGDIFDETWPSNISDTLVIKDKLHDKSNTLSEEYIIQQLKSFKGPFAMIYLDKINKKIYFMRDRIGRSTLLFHKSKNSIIISNVLGRNYNCVEVPATCIQILNLNTNTIKVYPWDNNELKTEEYLIEDWLEQLKMQQSLPDDEFYFEYIEEQFKENDDIIKLIESTAASTQCKLSAMKILIEDNLIKKTVLNVTELLEKSIKLRLQKQPNRCKKCLNTEGDCKHCTVGILFSGGLDCTILAVLADKYLPREQSIDLINVAFKKDEKSTFDVPDRLTGRQSLQELQKLCPTRDWIFREVNVSKEEQEKYQEDIIGDLVYPRETILDESLGTALWFAARGQDCLHDVSTSRVLLIGSGADELFGGYTRHRNAFKRKGWQGLNKELLLDWKRISFRNLARDNRVICDHGRQPRMPYLDEDFTNYILQLKPWLRCFPSEDLGIGMGDKLMLRLVALNLGLSEAVILPKRALQFGSRIANKKEKGSDISKTFKNKNIKI; encoded by the exons atgtgtggaatattttgtgaaatatgtTTTTGCAATAAAACCTCAACTatg GATGATCAAGTGATGAAACGTATTAAAAACAGAGGGCCCGATAAATCTAATTCATTAGAAATCGCCTTAGGTGATGATATGAAAGCATTTTTGTATGGTGCGGTGTTGTGGATGCAGGGTCCTGAATTAGCACCACAGCCTGTGGAAACTGAACAGGGTGTGTTATTGTACAATGGAGATATATTCGATGAAACATGGCCCAGCAATATCAGTGACACATTAGTAATTAAGGATAAACTACATGACAAGTCT AATACACTGTCAGAGGAATACATCATACAACAACTGAAATCATTTAAAGGCCCCTTTGCTATGATTTACttggacaaaataaataaaaaaatctatttcatgAGAGATAGAATTGGAAGAAGTACTTTACTTTTTCACAAAAGTAAAAATTCTATCATAATCAGTAATGTTTTGGGAAGAAATTACAACTGTGTTGAAGTTCCAGCTACTTGTATTCAGATACTAAATTTAAAtactaatacaataaaagtgTATCCATGggataataatgaattaaagaCTGAGGAATATTTAATTGAAGATTGGCTAGAACAACTAAAAATGCAACAAAGTTTACCAgatgatgaattttattttgaatatataGAAGaacaatttaaagaaaat gatgacataattaaattaattgaatctACAGCTGCTTCAACACAGTGTAAATTGTCAGCaatgaaaatactgattgagGATAACTTAATAAAGAAAACAGTCTTAAATGTGACGGAACTACTGGAGAAGAGTATTAAATTGCGTTTACAAAAACAACCAAACAGATGTAAGAAATGCTTAAACACTGAAGGTGATTGCAAGCATTGTACTGTTGGAATATTGTTTTCTGGTGGCCTTGATTGTACAATACTAGCTGTACTGGCAGATAAATATTTACCGAGGGAACAAAGTATAGACCTCATCAATGTAGCATTTAAAAAGGATGAAAAATCTACATTTGATGTCCCTGATAGACTAACAGGAAGGCAGTCATTACAAGAGCTGCAAAAACTATGTCCAACCAG GGATTGGATATTTAGAGAAGTAAATGTTTCAAAAGAAGAACAAGAAAAGTACCAAGAGGATATTATAGGAGACCTAGTGTATCCCCGAGAAACTATCTTAGATGAAAGTCTTGGGACAGCATTGTGGTTTGCTGCTAGAGGCCAAGATTGCTTACATGATGTGTCAACCAGTAGG GTTTTACTAATAGGTTCTGGAGCAGATGAGTTGTTTGGTGGTTACACACGGCATAGAAATGCTTTCAAACGGAAGGGTTGGCAAGGTCTCAACAAAGAGTTACTGCTAGACTGGAAGAGAATCTCTTTCAGAAATTTGGCTCGTGATAACAGAGTTATATGTGATCATGGTAGACAACCTCGAATGCCATATTTAGATGAAGACTTTACAAATTACATACTACAATTAAAACCATGGCTAAg GTGTTTCCCCAGTGAAGATTTGGGCATTGGTATGGGCGATAAACTCATGTTAAGATTAGTTGCCTTAAATCTTGGTTTAAGTGAGGCTGTTATTTTACCTAAGCGAGCTTTACAATTTGGCTCCAGAATTGCAAATAAGAAAGAGAAAGGTAGCGATATATCGAaaactttcaaaaataaaaatattaaaatataa